CGCCGGTTTCAACGGAACCCGCGCATCATCGGCCTTAGCTTCGTCAATCATGGCATGGCAGGCGCTGTCTTCGCCCAGCCCCAACTCAATCCACGGAATAATGGCGGCTATCGGCGTCAGCAGTGCGCCCAGGACAACCGAAGCCCCTCCCTTGGCGGCCAGAAGTGTCCGGTCCGGCATGACTTTCGGCGACTTGAGCTTTCCCGTGACATTCACCGGCACGCGTGCACTTAAAATACTGGGATCTTTGGGACTGGCTTTAAGCTGCAGATCGGCCGTTTCCTGGCGCAGATCGACATGGCCTTCGATAGTGATATTGGTGTCGGTCGTATCGATCACGAACGGCGCTGTCTTCATGATCCCCTGATTGATCTTGAAGTTGCCGATGATGCAGCGCACCCGGGTGCTTTTATCCTTGGTCAGCAGAAAACCCAGCGATTCGGCCACATCAAGGCCGGCCAGTTCCATCAGCAGATTGCTGATGCGGCCCTGTTCCATCAGCAGCGTGACATCGCCGTTTCCGCGGCCGAGCATTTCGGCTACCGAATTGCCGGTCGTATCAAGGATGATCTGGCCGAAGAACATGCCGTCGCTTTCCTCCTCAAACCGCGTATCAGCCAGCAGGCGTTTGAAGGGCACTTTGCGGATTTTGACGTCTGCCTTCGTGGCGATGAGGTCTTTGCTGGCATCAAGCTGGATGGTGGACGCAATCTCGCCGATATCGATGCGGAAATTCAAGGGGTCCAGCGTCAACTTGCCGTGATCCATTTTCAGATGCGTCTTAAACTCGTCAACCGGCAGATTGGGCGTAATGATGTTGTCGCTATAGAAATTCACGTCCGCATCGGCTGAGCGCATGGCTTTCGGATTATAGGGTTTATCGGGAAAAATGCGCGGCTTCTCCTTGCCTTCTTCCGGCGTCGGGTCAGCGCCTATAAAACCGACAAGGTCCTTGAAGTCGAGCCTCTTAGACTTGATATCAGCTTTCAAAAACGGACGATCTTCCGGTGAGCTGTATTCGACATCGCCAGCGATATCGCTGCTGCCCATATTTCCTTTCAGATCGTGTATGACCCAACGCTCGCCGGAGCGCGTCACATGGCCGGTGAATTTATAGGGCGGTGTCTCGGCCAGAGGCACGCCTATAAAAGGCGTCAGCTTGGCAAGGCTGTCGCCCTGCAGGTCAAGCGTAAGCTTGGGTTCCTGCAATTGCACGGGATCGGCGAACGTACCTTCGACCGACACTTTGGTATCGCCGGCGGCCATTTTCAGATCGACGGGATAGGGCTTGCTCTTTTCCCACAGCTCCAGCAGAGAGCCGCCCTGGGCTTTCAGTGTAAAGCGCTCGCCCTCGAAACGTCCCCCGCCCTGCAACCTGACGCCCTGCTCTTTTGCCGCCCCGGCTGCCGATGCCGTCACATTGAGCTCGGTACCTGTGGTTGGGTCGCGGTAGTCAAGCCTGCTGTCTTTGAGCGTCAACTGGTTGATTTTGGGGAACTCAGTGCGGTCGCTTTCATCCTTCTTGTCAGTTTTAAACTCCCAGTTGCCCTTGCCTTTGGCGTTCTTTTCCAGCAGTGTGCGTAGCTCGTTCAAATGAATTTCCGGCAACACCACATCGCCTTTCAACAAATCCCACAGCCTGACGCTGAATTGGAGGCGATCCAGCGTCAGCATTTCCGGTTTGCTGCCCCAATCCGTGTTGGCTAATTCCATGTCATTGACTGTAATGCGTGGGGCCCAGGTGTCAATCGGCCGAGTCCAATCCATGTCGACATCAAGATTACCCTTGATCTCAAAGCGCCGGTCCAGCTTACTACTGATCTGGGATGAAATCGGGCCGCGCAGCTTGTTCCAGTCGAAGAAAGCCAGGAACAGCGCGACCGCTGCGATCAGTACGAGCAACGTTATGCCGACCCATTTCAAGATACGCATAGAAATACCCTCTCTCTGATCCAGAGCTTAACAGCACACATAGAGGCAAAAAGCTCTTTACTTAAATACTTGATTTTTATGCACGGCTTAGGACCAAAGACTCAATGAAATCAT
This is a stretch of genomic DNA from Methylobacter sp. YRD-M1. It encodes these proteins:
- a CDS encoding AsmA family protein; the protein is MRILKWVGITLLVLIAAVALFLAFFDWNKLRGPISSQISSKLDRRFEIKGNLDVDMDWTRPIDTWAPRITVNDMELANTDWGSKPEMLTLDRLQFSVRLWDLLKGDVVLPEIHLNELRTLLEKNAKGKGNWEFKTDKKDESDRTEFPKINQLTLKDSRLDYRDPTTGTELNVTASAAGAAKEQGVRLQGGGRFEGERFTLKAQGGSLLELWEKSKPYPVDLKMAAGDTKVSVEGTFADPVQLQEPKLTLDLQGDSLAKLTPFIGVPLAETPPYKFTGHVTRSGERWVIHDLKGNMGSSDIAGDVEYSSPEDRPFLKADIKSKRLDFKDLVGFIGADPTPEEGKEKPRIFPDKPYNPKAMRSADADVNFYSDNIITPNLPVDEFKTHLKMDHGKLTLDPLNFRIDIGEIASTIQLDASKDLIATKADVKIRKVPFKRLLADTRFEEESDGMFFGQIILDTTGNSVAEMLGRGNGDVTLLMEQGRISNLLMELAGLDVAESLGFLLTKDKSTRVRCIIGNFKINQGIMKTAPFVIDTTDTNITIEGHVDLRQETADLQLKASPKDPSILSARVPVNVTGKLKSPKVMPDRTLLAAKGGASVVLGALLTPIAAIIPWIELGLGEDSACHAMIDEAKADDARVPLKPAKKKSGKKMPTKRNGK